A portion of the Shewanella sp. SNU WT4 genome contains these proteins:
- a CDS encoding mechanosensitive ion channel family protein codes for MQTAAFRGMSLILLLILSCSRVIAAEPITPDANASAFTQIDTLQQRVDQDIIALKSAKGELRQLTEFSILNNINAIRADIGSLMNQPDLDKVKALALINEQLAFLDKANTYLNKDISDLKQKLDTTNDQTVLLQMANRQNERDLFFQAQLQTLRWAQKLGENVDVQQTKLSDDLMSRGHELASLIQYIQLQLKSVNADVSSAGKDASSTLLSRQATLKEWLSKSTASLNVTISLLDDLGQNTADLKKILFSVSGDLTQGLINADVAKGLMEQWFGVGYSQLVDNGPTLVFKLVLFSVILMLAMLLGRVAETIVKRAVGNSRLKFSKLLQDFFIKLSGKIVFTIGLLVALSQLGIELGPLLAGFGIAGVIIGFALQDTLSNFASGMMILIYRPFDVGDLINAAGVTGKVSHMTLVSTTVMTFDNQRLIIPNNKIWGDTINNVTAERERRVDLVFGISYSDNIPHAEKVLMEIITSHPKVLTMPEPLVKLHTLNNSSLDFVVRPWTRPEDYWDVYWDVTRSVKMRFDEEGISIPFPQRDVHIYHENPPA; via the coding sequence ATGCAAACAGCAGCATTCAGAGGAATGTCGCTTATTCTGTTGTTGATCCTTTCTTGTAGCCGCGTAATCGCTGCAGAACCAATCACTCCAGATGCCAATGCCTCAGCGTTTACGCAGATTGATACGTTACAGCAACGAGTTGATCAAGATATCATCGCCCTGAAGTCAGCCAAAGGTGAACTGAGACAACTCACTGAGTTCTCAATCTTAAACAATATCAATGCTATTCGCGCCGATATTGGCAGCTTAATGAACCAGCCTGATCTTGATAAGGTGAAAGCATTAGCGTTAATTAACGAGCAACTGGCATTTTTAGATAAGGCCAATACTTATCTAAACAAAGACATTAGTGATTTAAAGCAAAAGCTTGATACCACTAATGACCAGACAGTATTGCTGCAAATGGCCAATCGCCAAAATGAGCGTGACTTGTTTTTCCAAGCTCAACTGCAAACTCTGCGTTGGGCGCAAAAGTTAGGTGAGAACGTTGATGTCCAGCAAACTAAGTTAAGCGATGACTTAATGAGCCGCGGCCATGAACTGGCCTCCCTCATTCAATATATTCAGCTCCAACTTAAATCGGTCAATGCTGATGTGAGCAGCGCAGGTAAAGATGCGAGCAGCACTTTATTAAGCCGCCAAGCCACCTTAAAAGAGTGGTTAAGTAAAAGCACTGCAAGCCTTAACGTCACCATCAGCTTGCTGGATGATTTAGGCCAAAATACCGCTGATTTGAAGAAAATCTTGTTCAGTGTGTCTGGCGACCTAACTCAAGGGCTTATTAATGCCGATGTGGCTAAAGGCCTGATGGAGCAATGGTTTGGGGTAGGTTATTCTCAGCTTGTCGACAACGGTCCAACCTTAGTTTTCAAGCTAGTGCTGTTTAGCGTCATCTTAATGCTAGCTATGTTATTAGGCCGCGTGGCTGAAACCATAGTTAAGCGTGCAGTAGGTAACTCTCGCTTAAAGTTCAGTAAGTTACTGCAAGACTTCTTTATCAAGTTATCGGGTAAAATCGTCTTTACTATCGGCTTGCTAGTCGCTTTATCTCAGTTGGGTATTGAGCTTGGCCCATTATTAGCCGGTTTTGGTATCGCCGGTGTGATCATTGGTTTTGCCCTGCAAGACACCTTATCTAACTTTGCATCAGGCATGATGATCTTAATCTATCGTCCATTTGATGTGGGCGATTTGATTAATGCCGCAGGCGTGACAGGTAAAGTGAGCCACATGACGCTGGTATCGACTACCGTTATGACCTTTGATAATCAGCGCTTAATTATTCCAAATAACAAAATTTGGGGTGATACCATTAACAACGTGACTGCCGAACGCGAGCGCCGCGTTGATTTAGTGTTTGGCATTAGCTACAGCGATAATATTCCTCATGCTGAAAAAGTATTGATGGAAATCATCACTTCGCACCCTAAAGTGCTGACTATGCCTGAGCCATTAGTGAAGTTACACACCTTAAATAATTCCAGCTTAGATTTTGTGGTACGTCCTTGGACTCGCCCAGAAGATTATTGGGATGTGTATTGGGATGTGACTCGCAGCGTGAAAATGCGCTTTGATGAGGAAGGTATTTCAATTCCATTCCCGCAGCGCGATGTTCATATTTATCACGAGAATCCACCAGCATAA
- a CDS encoding zinc ABC transporter substrate-binding protein, translating to MRINSKLLALCLWGSSIGLAQAQLAIFACEPEYAALAKELAPNADIYSATTALQDPHLVEARPSLIAKMRRADLVICAGAELEVGWLPMLQQKSANPKVRNGAPGLFFASEHVDTLDKLTQVDRSMGDVHRAGNPHVHLSPPRMLQVAAALTARMQALDPAEQAHYQAALQSFTERWQQAMAQWQQQGATLAGMKIIGFHSSFRYLFDWFGIEQVADLEPKPGVQPSSNHLASLTARAGQGDVCAIVQASYQDKRPGAWLSERSQLRVLVLPMSVGGDANSQDLFAWYQGLVTQLVGAR from the coding sequence ATGCGCATCAATTCTAAATTATTGGCCCTATGTTTATGGGGTAGCAGTATCGGTTTGGCTCAGGCGCAGTTAGCCATATTTGCTTGTGAACCAGAATATGCGGCGCTGGCGAAGGAGCTTGCGCCTAACGCTGATATTTACAGTGCAACTACCGCTTTGCAAGACCCGCATCTAGTGGAAGCTCGACCAAGTTTAATTGCCAAAATGCGCCGCGCCGATCTAGTGATCTGTGCTGGCGCTGAACTTGAAGTCGGCTGGCTGCCGATGCTGCAACAAAAGTCGGCTAATCCTAAGGTACGTAATGGCGCACCAGGCTTGTTCTTTGCAAGCGAGCATGTCGACACCTTAGATAAGTTAACTCAGGTGGATCGCAGCATGGGGGACGTGCACCGCGCTGGTAATCCCCATGTGCATTTATCACCGCCGCGCATGCTGCAAGTCGCGGCGGCGTTAACGGCACGTATGCAAGCATTGGATCCCGCCGAGCAAGCGCACTATCAGGCGGCTTTGCAGTCATTTACTGAGCGCTGGCAGCAGGCAATGGCGCAGTGGCAGCAGCAAGGCGCTACGCTTGCCGGCATGAAAATCATAGGTTTTCATTCAAGCTTTAGATACCTCTTTGATTGGTTTGGCATTGAGCAAGTGGCCGATCTTGAGCCTAAGCCAGGGGTGCAGCCATCGAGTAATCACTTGGCAAGCTTAACGGCAAGGGCGGGGCAAGGGGATGTTTGCGCCATAGTGCAAGCATCCTACCAAGATAAACGCCCTGGGGCATGGCTGTCTGAGCGCAGTCAATTGCGAGTATTAGTGCTGCCTATGTCGGTGGGGGGCGACGCTAACAGCCAAGATTTATTTGCTTGGTATCAAGGCTTAGTCACTCAATTAGTGGGCGCACGCTAA
- a CDS encoding metal ABC transporter permease, producing MDGALLLILLPALAAGLLVLATHVVLGRQVLKRGIIFIDLAIAQVAALGTVMAHHSHYLSDIPLVTWWMPALFALAGAGLIAWLARHCRDELEAIIGCIYVVSAAGAMLLLANDPHGGELLKQVLSGQILWVNWSQLAVPALVSALLLLLWAYRPSVLYGSYFYFMFAIVITLSVELVGVYLVFSSLILPALAVNRITRYWWLTAFALGVSAYVVGLWLSTLFDLPAGSAIVLCLAQFTVIFRLWQQWSMAKTVT from the coding sequence ATGGATGGCGCATTGCTATTGATTCTATTGCCGGCCTTAGCGGCCGGCTTGCTGGTATTGGCGACGCATGTGGTGTTGGGGCGGCAAGTGCTTAAGCGCGGCATTATCTTTATTGATTTGGCGATTGCGCAAGTTGCGGCCCTTGGCACTGTCATGGCGCATCACAGCCATTACTTAAGTGACATCCCGCTAGTGACTTGGTGGATGCCGGCGCTATTTGCCTTGGCGGGCGCTGGCCTGATTGCTTGGCTGGCGCGCCATTGCCGTGATGAACTTGAGGCCATTATAGGTTGTATTTATGTGGTATCGGCCGCGGGCGCTATGCTGCTGCTCGCTAACGATCCCCATGGCGGCGAGTTACTTAAGCAAGTCTTGTCTGGGCAAATACTTTGGGTCAATTGGTCACAGTTAGCTGTGCCTGCACTCGTGTCAGCCTTGCTGTTACTCTTATGGGCTTATCGGCCAAGCGTACTTTACGGCAGCTATTTTTACTTTATGTTTGCCATAGTGATTACCTTGTCGGTGGAACTCGTCGGTGTATATCTAGTGTTTTCGAGCTTGATATTGCCAGCGCTTGCCGTTAATCGCATCACTCGCTATTGGTGGTTAACGGCCTTTGCTCTCGGGGTGAGTGCCTATGTGGTAGGACTGTGGCTTTCAACCTTATTTGATTTGCCCGCAGGCTCGGCCATAGTGCTATGTTTGGCGCAATTTACTGTGATATTTCGCCTGTGGCAGCAGTGGAGTATGGCTAAAACAGTAACATAG
- a CDS encoding 1-acylglycerol-3-phosphate O-acyltransferase — MLLIIRSIMLAVMLLLAFIFGGLYCVVKPRHRDNVHMFAKLFSFAAPVLGIKVIVRQAPALADQPCIYVANHQNNFDMFTHTAVVPTGTVSLGKKSIVWMPLFGQIYWLSGNILIDRNNRQKAFDTMAQTVEQIKQKGLSVWIFPEGTRSRGRGILPFKSGAFHTAIAAGVPIVPVVASCQSDIRMNRWNNGVVIIEALAPVETKDLDKSDVKALVADVHQAMADKFIELSDEAKRMS; from the coding sequence GTGCTGTTAATCATCAGGTCGATTATGCTGGCAGTCATGTTATTGCTGGCATTCATTTTTGGCGGGCTTTATTGCGTAGTTAAGCCGCGTCATCGCGATAATGTACATATGTTCGCTAAGCTGTTTTCCTTTGCGGCGCCCGTGCTCGGTATTAAGGTCATAGTGCGTCAAGCGCCAGCACTTGCCGATCAGCCTTGTATCTATGTTGCTAACCATCAAAATAACTTTGATATGTTTACCCATACCGCAGTCGTGCCAACGGGCACTGTGAGTTTAGGGAAAAAGAGCATAGTGTGGATGCCGCTGTTTGGTCAGATTTACTGGTTATCTGGCAATATTCTTATTGATAGAAACAATCGCCAAAAGGCGTTTGATACCATGGCGCAAACCGTTGAACAGATAAAACAAAAAGGTTTGTCTGTGTGGATTTTCCCAGAAGGTACGCGTTCGCGTGGCCGCGGTATTTTACCCTTTAAAAGCGGCGCATTTCATACTGCCATTGCCGCCGGCGTGCCGATAGTGCCTGTTGTGGCCTCGTGCCAGAGCGACATTAGAATGAATCGCTGGAATAACGGGGTTGTGATTATTGAAGCGCTGGCGCCGGTTGAGACCAAAGATTTAGACAAGTCAGATGTCAAAGCGTTAGTGGCTGATGTGCATCAAGCCATGGCGGATAAATTTATTGAGCTGAGTGATGAAGCCAAGCGCATGAGCTAA
- the rraB gene encoding ribonuclease E inhibitor RraB, translating to MSIQQELQEQFEENREIVEALLADGSEVDALYTIEHHFCSTNFDKLEKAAVDAFKLGFEVNDAEEMELEEGGTIFCFDAIAKHLLSVDLLDQACEQLMQLAAKHNVEYDGWGTYYIGDDAEIDEDDLDDEPAEAPWN from the coding sequence ATGTCTATACAGCAAGAGTTGCAAGAGCAATTCGAAGAAAATCGTGAAATCGTCGAAGCGCTGCTGGCTGACGGTTCTGAAGTTGACGCTTTATATACCATTGAGCATCATTTTTGCTCGACTAATTTTGATAAATTAGAAAAAGCGGCTGTTGATGCTTTCAAACTGGGTTTTGAAGTAAATGATGCCGAAGAAATGGAATTGGAAGAAGGTGGCACCATTTTCTGTTTTGATGCCATAGCTAAGCATTTGTTGAGTGTTGATTTACTGGATCAAGCGTGTGAGCAACTGATGCAGTTAGCCGCTAAGCACAATGTTGAATATGACGGTTGGGGCACTTATTACATAGGTGATGACGCCGAAATAGACGAAGATGATCTGGATGACGAGCCTGCTGAAGCCCCTTGGAACTAA